From the genome of Mycobacterium dioxanotrophicus, one region includes:
- the aroA gene encoding 3-phosphoshikimate 1-carboxyvinyltransferase encodes MQTRGREEQKTNWPAPATTSPVDATVTVPGSKSLTNRALVLAALATAQGPSTIAGALRSRDTDLMIEAIRSLGVTVDDSAGDGTSLTVSGRISPADNAHVDCGLAGTVLRFVPPLAAVSTASVTFDGDEQARARPISPLLNGLGELGVHIDGDSLPFVVRGRGAVAGGTVRIDASGSSQFVSGLLLSGAAFTDGLAIVHTGTSVPSAPHVSMTVTMLRDAGVTVDDSVTNQWRVEPGPVAPRAWHIEPDLSNATPFLAAALVTGGTVRIAGWPQVSIQPADTILALLAKVNATVRQGDSGLEVTGAESYGGFEADLHDVGELAPTVAALAALAAAGSVSRLSGIAHLRGHETDRLAALSTEINGLGGECTETEDGLLITARPLHGGVWRSYADHRMATAGAIIGLRVPGVEVENIETTAKTLPDFPGMWAAMLAGSRGEQLI; translated from the coding sequence GTGCAAACACGCGGACGCGAGGAGCAGAAGACGAACTGGCCTGCCCCCGCGACAACGAGCCCGGTCGATGCCACCGTGACGGTTCCCGGCTCCAAGTCGCTGACCAACCGGGCGCTGGTGCTGGCCGCGCTGGCCACCGCGCAGGGACCGTCGACCATCGCCGGCGCACTGCGCAGCCGCGACACCGACCTGATGATCGAGGCCATCCGCTCGCTCGGCGTTACGGTCGACGACAGCGCGGGCGACGGCACCAGCCTCACCGTCAGCGGGCGCATCTCCCCCGCCGACAACGCCCACGTCGACTGCGGGCTGGCGGGCACCGTGTTGCGGTTTGTTCCTCCGCTGGCGGCCGTGAGCACCGCGAGCGTGACCTTCGACGGCGACGAGCAGGCCCGCGCTCGCCCGATTTCGCCGCTGCTCAACGGGCTGGGTGAGCTTGGCGTCCACATCGACGGCGACAGCCTGCCGTTCGTTGTCCGGGGTCGCGGCGCGGTGGCCGGCGGCACCGTCCGGATCGACGCCTCCGGGTCCTCGCAGTTCGTGTCGGGCCTGCTGCTCTCAGGTGCGGCGTTCACCGATGGCCTCGCCATCGTGCATACGGGCACATCGGTGCCCTCGGCCCCTCACGTGAGCATGACCGTGACGATGCTGCGCGACGCCGGCGTCACGGTGGACGACAGCGTGACCAACCAGTGGCGGGTCGAGCCCGGCCCGGTCGCGCCCCGCGCCTGGCACATCGAACCCGACCTGTCCAACGCCACCCCGTTCCTGGCGGCGGCGTTGGTGACCGGCGGCACGGTTCGCATCGCCGGTTGGCCGCAGGTCAGCATCCAGCCGGCCGACACCATCCTGGCCCTGCTGGCAAAGGTAAATGCGACTGTGCGCCAAGGTGATTCGGGCCTGGAAGTCACCGGCGCCGAAAGCTACGGCGGGTTCGAGGCCGATCTGCACGATGTCGGCGAGCTGGCACCCACGGTGGCCGCCCTGGCCGCGCTCGCCGCGGCGGGATCGGTCTCCCGGCTCAGCGGTATCGCCCATCTGCGCGGGCACGAAACCGATCGGCTCGCGGCACTGAGCACCGAGATCAACGGGCTGGGCGGTGAGTGCACCGAGACCGAGGACGGCCTGCTCATCACCGCGAGGCCGCTGCACGGTGGGGTGTGGCGGTCCTACGCCGATCACCGGATGGCGACCGCAGGCGCGATCATCGGGTTGCGGGTGCCAGGTGTCGAGGTGGAGAACATCGAGACCACCGCGAAGACCCTGCCGGACTTTCCGGGGATGTGGGCCGCCATGTTGGCGGGTTCACGGGGGGAACAACTGATTTGA